In Populus alba chromosome 1, ASM523922v2, whole genome shotgun sequence, a single window of DNA contains:
- the LOC118055399 gene encoding WAT1-related protein At1g25270 — MASTCFGSVHPGIAMIFVQIVFGGINIFYKLVINDGMSIRVAVAYRLLFGAAFLCPIALIVERNKRPKLTWVVFFQIFFLALFGYGPAPLYNLSPAFTYIVALLFRMETLSLNNARGIANVAGTAICIGGAMLLTFYKGIEINIWHTNINLLKYHHNPHQNNVGSTKQQMFGLAIALIACVFYAFWVILQAKINERYPCFYSSTALMSLMGSIQAIIYALCFERKWSDWKLVSNIRLISVIYLGFLASGLNITLMAWCIAKRGPLYVAIFNPLMLLVVALAGSLIFQEKLHLGSILGGVLIITGLYTVLWGKSKKAKNKNQPAVLPNNSDQESTEVAVTPQSEINKDSAV; from the exons ATGGCTTCCACTTGCTTCGGTAGTGTTCACCCAGGTATTGCCATGATATTTGTTCAGATCGTGTTCGGAGGGATCAATATTTTCTACAAGCTCGTTATCAACGATGGCATGAGCATAAGGGTAGCTGTTGCTTATCGCTTGCTTTTTGGTGCAGCCTTCCTGTGTCCTATTGCTCTCATTGTTGAAAG GAACAAGAGACCAAAGCTGACATGGGTTGTCTTCTTTCAGATATTCTTCCTTGCTCTATTCGGGTATGGCCCTGCgc CTTTGTATAATCTTAGCCCAGCATTTACGTACATAGTTGCCCTCCTTTTCAG GATGGAAACTTTGTCACTAAATAATGCACGGGGGATAGCTAATGTGGCAGGCACTGCAATATGCATAGGAGGCGCAATGCTGCTTACATTTTACAAAGGCATTGAGATCAACATCTGGCACACCAACATTAATCTTCTGAAATATCATCATAATCCTCACCAGAACAATGTAGGATCAACGaaacaacaaatgtttggctTGGCAATTGCTCTGATTGCATGTGTGTTTTATGCTTTTTGGGTGATACTTCAG GCGAAAATTAATGAGAGGTACCCATGCTTCTACTCCAGTACAGCTTTGATGAGTTTGATGGGATCAATTCAGGCTATTATTTATGCACTTTGCTTTGAAAGGAAATGGTCTGACTGGAAGCTTGTATCGAACATCCGCCTCATTTCTGTCATTTACTTG GGGTTCTTAGCATCTGGGCTGAATATCACTTTGATGGCATGGTGCATAGCTAAAAGAGGCCCATTATATGTAGCCATCTTCAATCCCTTGATGCTTTTGGTTGTGGCATTGGCAGGTTCCCTGATCTTTCAAGAGAAACTTCATTTGGGAAG CATATTGGGGGGAGTGTTGATCATAACTGGATTATACACTGTGCTGTGGGGGAAAAGTAAAAAAGCgaagaacaaaaatcaacctGCAGTGTTGCCAAACAATTCTGATCAGGAATCAACAGAGGTTGCTGTTACCCCTCAATCTGAAATCAATAAAGATAGCGCTGTGTAG